The region CAGGGTCGGCCTGCCCGCGGCGAACACCGACGCCTGGCGGGCCGGCGGGCGGTAGCCGGAGGCCAGCTCGAGCACCTCCTGCTTGGCCGCTGCGAGCAGGTGGTCCGCGTTCAGCACGATGCGGTCGTCCCCGGTGAGGAAGCCAAGCTCGCGGGCCTCGATCGCGCTGGTCCCGACCTTGGCCAGCGCGATCGTCTCGAACACCCGCTGCACGAACGGCAGCGGTGGCGCGTCCGGCACCCGCATGGCCGGCGAGACCACGCGGCGCACCAGCTCCTTGCAGCCGCCCCCGGCCGGGATCAGGCCGACCGCGCTCTCGACCTGGCCAATGTAGGTCTCGAGCGCGGCCACGACCCGGTCGGCGTGCAGGCAGATCTCGCACCCGGCGCCGAGGGTCTGCCCGTGCGGGGCGGCCACCACCGGCTTTGCCGCGAAGCGGAAGCCCATGAGCAGCTCCTGCAGCGCGCGTGCCGCCTCCTTCACCTGGTCGTAGGCGCCCTGGTAGGCGGCCATGCCGACCTCGGCCAGGTTGGCGCCGACGCAGAAGTTGGCCGCCTGGTTGCCGATCACCAGGCCCTTCCAGCCGCCCCGGTCAAGCTCTGCCAGGGCCTGGTAGCCGAGCTCGACCACGCCGGTGTCGACCGCGCTGGCGGGCGAGTGGATCTCGAAGCAGAGCACCCCGTCGCCGAGGTCGACCAGGCTGGCCGAGTCGTTGCCGGCCACTTCCCGGCCCTCGGCCTTGAGCGCGGCCAGGTCGATCACGTCGGGGTCGCTCCGGAGCGGCTCGTAGGTCCCGCTGGCCGGGCTGTAGACGGCACCGTCGCGGTAGAACGTCTCGTTGCCTGCGTCGAGCAGCTCGCGCACCCAGGGCGCGACCTCGAGTCCGAGGCGCCCCATCCGCTCGACCGTGGCCCGCACCCCGAGCAGGTCCCAGGTCCGGAACGGCCCGGCCTGGTGGCCGAAGCCCCACTCCATCGCACGGTCGACCTCGACCAGGGAGTCGGCGATCTCGGGGACGCGCCTGGCCGCGTAGGCGAGCGCGGGCAGCAGCGTGTCGCGCAGGTAGACACCGCCCCGGTCGCCCTGGTCGGCCTTGTCGAGCAGGAAGCGGAGCCGGGCGCCGAGGTCGCGGTGCTCCCGGGCCGCGGCCACGACCGGCAGGTCCGGGTCCCGGGCCGGCCGGTACTCCATGGTGTCGGGGTCGATCACGTCGAAGACGGTCTCGCCGTCGCGCCTGCCCCGCTGGTAGAACCCGCCGTCGGACTTGATGCCGAGCCTGCCCGCGGCGAGCATGCGCCGCACCGGCTCGGGGGCGCGCAGCTCCTCCCGGCTCTCGTCGTCGGGGGCGAGCCGGTAGAGGTTGTCGGCCACCCCGACCATGATGTCCAGGCCGACCTGGTCGGCGAGCCGGAAGCTGGCCGTCTTGGGCCGGCCGGCGAGCGGCCCGGTGAGGGCGTCGACCTCCTCGATGGAGTAGCCGTGCTCGAACGCGTAGCGCATGTCGTGCATGCCCGCGAAGCTGCCGAGGCGGTTGGCGATGAAGTTCGGGGTGTCCTTGGCCACCACCGCGCCCTTGCCGAGCACGCCCTCGACGAACGCCCGCATGGCCTCGAGCACCTCGGGGCCGGTGTCCCCGGTCGGGATCAGCTCGACCAGCTTGAGGTAGCGCGGGGGGTTGAAGAAGTGGGTGCCGAGGAACCGGCGCCGGAACTCCTCGGAGCGGCCCTCGGCGATGCTCGCCAGCGGGATGCCCGAGGTGTTGGAGCTGACCACGGCCTCGGGCTTGGCGACCTTCTCGATCCGGGCGGCCAGTTCCTGCTTCGGCTCCAGCTGCTCGACGATGGCCTCGATGATCCAGTCCGCCTGCGCTGTCCGGCCGAAATCATCCTCAAAATTTCCGAGTGAAATCCGCTCGGCCACGCTCGGGCTCGCCAGGGCGGCGGGCCGAGCCGCCTTCATGCGCTCGAAGCCGGCCCGCACGACGCGGTCGCGGACCACCCGGTCGGCCGTGGTGCGCCCCTGCCGCTCCTCCTCGGGGGTGAGCTCGGCCGGCGCGAGGTCGAGCAGGTCGACGACGAGGCCGGCGTTGGCGGCGTGTGCCGCGATGGCGGCGCCCATGGTGCCGGCGCCGAGCACGGCGACCCTGCGGATGTCGTGTGCCATTCAGGAACCTCCAGCGACAGGCGGTCGACTCCAACCATACCGTTCCACTGGGAGGCGGTCGGCCACGCGGTGGCCGCCTACGAGGCCGCGCTCGCCTACTCCAAGGAGCGCACCCAGTTCGGCAGCCCGCTGGCCGGCTTCCAGCTCGTCCAGTCCAAGCTCGCCCACATGCTGGCCGAGATCACCCTGATGCAGCTGCTCTGCCTGCGGCTCTCGCAGCTCGCGGCGGAAGGGCGGATGACCGACGGGATGGCGTCGCTGGCCAAGATGAACAACGCCGCCAAGGCGCGCAGGGTCGTGGCCGACGCCCGCGACATCCTGGGCGGCAACGGCATCCTGCTGGAGAACCACGTCGCCCGCCACCAGGCCGACATGGAGGCCGTCTACACCTATGAGGGCACCGACACGGTCCAGTCGCTGATCGTCGGCCGCGAGATCACCGGCGAGAGCGCCTTCTCCAGGCGCTGACCTGGCCGCCAGCGACTCAACGGTCCAGAGCGGCGTAGGCAAGGCCGGTGGCGACCGCGTACACCATCGCGTACACCATAGGGAGGCGGCGGCGCCGCCGGTCCCGGCGCCGCCGCCTCCGGATCGAGGCGCGAGGATCGCGCCGCTGTCTCCCGATCAGCTGACGACCAGGACCCCGCGCATGTTGGGGTGGATGGCGCAGTGGTACGCGAAGGTGCCCGGCTGGTCGAACGTGCGCACGTACGTCGACCCCGGGGGGATGCGCCTGCCCC is a window of Actinomycetes bacterium DNA encoding:
- a CDS encoding 3-hydroxyacyl-CoA dehydrogenase/enoyl-CoA hydratase family protein, whose product is MAHDIRRVAVLGAGTMGAAIAAHAANAGLVVDLLDLAPAELTPEEERQGRTTADRVVRDRVVRAGFERMKAARPAALASPSVAERISLGNFEDDFGRTAQADWIIEAIVEQLEPKQELAARIEKVAKPEAVVSSNTSGIPLASIAEGRSEEFRRRFLGTHFFNPPRYLKLVELIPTGDTGPEVLEAMRAFVEGVLGKGAVVAKDTPNFIANRLGSFAGMHDMRYAFEHGYSIEEVDALTGPLAGRPKTASFRLADQVGLDIMVGVADNLYRLAPDDESREELRAPEPVRRMLAAGRLGIKSDGGFYQRGRRDGETVFDVIDPDTMEYRPARDPDLPVVAAAREHRDLGARLRFLLDKADQGDRGGVYLRDTLLPALAYAARRVPEIADSLVEVDRAMEWGFGHQAGPFRTWDLLGVRATVERMGRLGLEVAPWVRELLDAGNETFYRDGAVYSPASGTYEPLRSDPDVIDLAALKAEGREVAGNDSASLVDLGDGVLCFEIHSPASAVDTGVVELGYQALAELDRGGWKGLVIGNQAANFCVGANLAEVGMAAYQGAYDQVKEAARALQELLMGFRFAAKPVVAAPHGQTLGAGCEICLHADRVVAALETYIGQVESAVGLIPAGGGCKELVRRVVSPAMRVPDAPPLPFVQRVFETIALAKVGTSAIEARELGFLTGDDRIVLNADHLLAAAKQEVLELASGYRPPARQASVFAAGRPTLAALEMGVQTLQWGGFASEHDGVIATRLARVLCGGELSAPQWVTEDYILELEREAFVELLQSPKTMERIQAMLMTGKALRN